In Deltaproteobacteria bacterium, the following proteins share a genomic window:
- a CDS encoding homoserine kinase: protein MHENDWLSVFAPATVGNVGPGFDVLGLALEQPGDTVRARKHGDRDVVLRQVSGGHSLPPQGAQNTAVVAACAVLELLGEPFGVELELHKGMPVGSGLGSSGASAAAAATAVNLLAGSPLSPAALIPACAEAERVACGSAHADNVAAALLGGVVLVRPDGHAVRLRTGLKLALALVTPAQELETRVARQVIPAAIPLGEVVANSAHLAQLVYGLAVSDAELLRGAIVDVIAEPRRAHLIPGFAEVKAAALGAGALGASISGAGPTLFSLCSDLTQAENVLAAMGAALDRAGRSYRGWVSRLADEGARRVRC from the coding sequence ATGCACGAAAACGACTGGCTCTCCGTCTTCGCCCCGGCCACCGTCGGCAACGTGGGTCCGGGGTTCGATGTCCTCGGCCTCGCGCTCGAGCAGCCCGGGGACACCGTGCGGGCGCGCAAGCACGGGGACCGGGACGTCGTGCTCCGCCAGGTGAGCGGGGGGCACAGCCTCCCTCCGCAGGGGGCGCAGAACACCGCGGTCGTGGCAGCGTGCGCGGTGCTCGAGCTGCTCGGCGAGCCCTTCGGCGTGGAGCTCGAGCTCCACAAGGGGATGCCGGTGGGAAGCGGGCTCGGCTCCTCGGGGGCCTCCGCCGCGGCAGCCGCCACGGCGGTGAACCTCCTCGCCGGCTCGCCCCTCTCCCCGGCGGCGCTCATCCCGGCCTGCGCCGAGGCGGAGCGCGTGGCCTGCGGCTCGGCCCATGCTGACAACGTGGCCGCCGCGCTCCTCGGCGGCGTGGTGCTCGTGCGCCCCGACGGTCACGCGGTGCGCCTTCGCACCGGCTTGAAGCTGGCCCTGGCGCTCGTGACCCCCGCGCAGGAGCTCGAGACCCGCGTCGCGCGACAGGTCATCCCCGCCGCGATCCCCCTCGGCGAGGTGGTCGCGAACAGCGCACACCTCGCGCAGCTCGTCTACGGCCTGGCCGTTTCCGACGCCGAGCTCCTGCGGGGCGCGATCGTAGACGTCATCGCCGAGCCGCGGCGCGCCCACCTCATTCCCGGCTTCGCCGAGGTGAAGGCCGCAGCCCTCGGCGCCGGGGCGCTCGGCGCGAGTATCTCCGGCGCCGGGCCGACGCTCTTTTCGCTCTGCTCCGACCTCACGCAGGCCGAGAACGTGCTCGCCGCGATGGGGGCGGCCCTCGACCGCGCGGGGCGTTCCTACCGCGGCTGGGTCTCCCGGCTCGCCGACGAGGGCGCGCGGCGCGTGCGCTGCTGA
- a CDS encoding FAD-dependent oxidoreductase gives MQPLRLIVIGNGVAGITAARTVRALRQDAEITVISDESPYFYARTALMWVYMRQLSRAALEPFERRLWREERLELVHDRVVALDVARRTVTLESGATRSYDRLLLATGAEPARFGWPGQELSGVQHFCTLSDLAALEALRPRVERAVVVGGGLIGIELVELLLHDRVAVTYLIREPWYWDLVLSRDEAGLVHTLLREHGVELLLEDLPEELLGDDRGQVRELVTRAGRRLPCQLVGLATGVRPRIALAQAAGLPCGQGILVDRTLRTSVPEVYAAGDCAEIALEPDGRTLVQKLWYTAQRQGEAVGRVLAGLDAPYDPGVPYGSAQFLFCDYLTVGWFPHAPYPPAAELLGRATAPRTVAELALREHVVRSPRTRASARIAYLENQQVLGFSLLGARWNAALLMRWIRERRPLPWVLEHLEEARFDEEFRRPPFPEGTSRA, from the coding sequence GTGCAACCTTTGCGGCTCATCGTGATCGGTAACGGCGTGGCGGGCATCACCGCGGCCCGCACCGTCCGCGCCCTGCGGCAGGACGCCGAGATCACCGTCATCAGCGACGAGTCGCCGTACTTCTACGCCCGCACCGCCCTGATGTGGGTCTACATGCGGCAGCTCTCTCGCGCCGCGCTCGAGCCCTTCGAGCGCCGCCTCTGGCGCGAGGAGCGCCTCGAGCTGGTCCACGACCGGGTCGTCGCGCTCGACGTGGCGCGCCGGACGGTCACGCTCGAGAGCGGTGCGACGCGGAGCTACGACCGCCTGCTCCTCGCCACGGGGGCCGAGCCCGCCCGCTTCGGCTGGCCCGGACAGGAGCTCTCGGGTGTGCAGCATTTCTGCACGCTGTCGGACCTCGCCGCGCTCGAGGCCCTCCGGCCCCGCGTCGAGCGCGCCGTCGTGGTGGGGGGCGGCCTCATCGGCATCGAGCTCGTGGAGCTGCTCCTTCACGACCGGGTGGCCGTGACCTACCTCATCCGCGAGCCGTGGTACTGGGACCTCGTCCTCTCGCGCGATGAGGCCGGGCTCGTGCACACGCTCCTGCGCGAGCACGGCGTCGAGCTGCTGCTCGAGGACCTCCCCGAGGAGCTGCTCGGCGACGACCGGGGGCAGGTGCGCGAGCTCGTGACCCGCGCGGGGCGTCGCCTTCCCTGTCAGCTCGTGGGCCTCGCCACGGGGGTCCGGCCGCGCATCGCGCTCGCTCAGGCCGCCGGCCTTCCCTGTGGGCAGGGGATCCTGGTGGACCGCACCCTGCGCACCTCCGTCCCCGAGGTCTACGCGGCAGGCGATTGCGCCGAGATTGCCCTCGAGCCCGACGGGCGGACGCTGGTCCAGAAGCTCTGGTACACGGCGCAGCGGCAGGGCGAAGCCGTCGGTCGCGTCCTGGCCGGTCTCGACGCGCCGTACGATCCGGGGGTCCCGTACGGCAGCGCGCAGTTTCTGTTCTGCGACTACCTGACGGTGGGCTGGTTCCCTCACGCTCCGTATCCACCGGCCGCGGAGCTCCTCGGCCGCGCGACCGCGCCCCGTACCGTGGCCGAGCTCGCCCTGCGCGAGCACGTCGTCCGCTCGCCCCGCACCCGCGCCTCGGCGCGCATCGCGTACCTCGAGAACCAGCAGGTCCTCGGGTTCAGCCTGCTCGGAGCCCGCTGGAACGCCGCGCTCCTCATGCGCTGGATCCGCGAGCGCCGGCCGCTCCCCTGGGTCCTCGAGCACCTCGAGGAGGCCCGCTTCGACGAGGAGTTCCGTCGCCCCCCCTTTCCCGAGGGGACCTCGCGTGCGTGA
- a CDS encoding copper-translocating P-type ATPase — translation MGEEHPPRAEDPASAAPSSEKAPGVTTTDAPAARPAEGPASGGLATRFKVRKVVVSGVDGGAEAPLKPCCAHHAATPAAPPAVIPEGATVEYTCPMHPEVVRPGPDACPLCGMALEPKVITLEAPPNPELVDFRRRLAVAVLFTAPLVVLAMSHLVPALSLGWLAHGSRLGLVQLALATPVVLWAGWPFFARGWASLVNRALNMFTLIALGTGVSYLHSVLAVLAPQLFPPAFRDAHGRVGLYFEAAATITTLVLLGQVLELKARERAGNAIRALLKLTPPTARVLGDDGEERDLPLAEVHVRQRLRVRPGEKVPVDGVVLSGQSAIDEALLTGEPIPVEKGPGDSVTAGTLNGAGTFVMRADRVGRDTLLAQIVRLVAEAQRSRAPVQRLADRVAAYFVPAVMLASVATFAVWASVGPAPRLAHALVSAVAVLLVACPCALGLATPMSIMVAAGRGASAGVLIKDAAALEHLARVDTLVLDKTGTLTEGRPRLASALPLSSLPAAELLAWAGALELGSEHPLASAVVDAAKAQGVPLAELASFEARHGRGIVGTVKGRRVAVGNPALLAELSLDRDAGRSQAEALQQEGQTVLWVALDDAVVGLLGVSDPIKNGAREALAELRRDGLEVVMLTGDQELAAKAVADRLGITRVHAGVLPEEKAAHVRALRAAGRVVAMAGDGVNDAPALAAADVGLAMATGSDVALESAGITLLRGDLRAIVRARRLSQATLRNIRQNLFWAFFYNLAGVPLAAGVLYPLFGYKALLSPMVASAAMSFSSVSVIANALRLRRTKL, via the coding sequence ATGGGCGAAGAACATCCACCGCGCGCGGAGGACCCGGCTAGCGCCGCTCCCTCGTCGGAGAAGGCCCCCGGCGTGACGACCACGGACGCCCCGGCCGCGCGGCCGGCGGAAGGCCCCGCGTCGGGCGGCCTGGCTACCCGGTTCAAGGTGCGAAAGGTCGTCGTGTCCGGCGTGGACGGCGGCGCCGAAGCCCCGCTCAAACCCTGCTGTGCGCACCACGCCGCGACGCCTGCGGCTCCTCCGGCGGTCATCCCCGAGGGGGCCACGGTCGAGTACACCTGCCCGATGCACCCCGAGGTCGTGCGTCCCGGCCCCGACGCCTGCCCGCTCTGTGGCATGGCGCTCGAGCCCAAGGTCATCACGCTCGAGGCGCCGCCGAACCCCGAGCTCGTCGACTTCCGCCGCCGGCTCGCGGTGGCCGTCCTCTTCACCGCGCCGCTCGTGGTCCTCGCGATGAGTCACCTCGTGCCCGCGCTCTCGCTCGGCTGGCTGGCCCACGGTTCGCGTCTCGGCCTCGTGCAGCTCGCGCTCGCCACGCCGGTCGTGCTCTGGGCCGGCTGGCCCTTCTTTGCCCGCGGCTGGGCCTCGCTCGTGAACCGCGCGCTGAACATGTTCACGCTGATCGCCCTCGGAACCGGGGTTTCGTACCTGCACAGCGTGCTGGCCGTGCTCGCGCCGCAGCTCTTTCCGCCGGCCTTCCGCGACGCCCACGGCCGCGTCGGCCTCTACTTCGAGGCGGCGGCGACCATCACCACCCTCGTGCTGCTCGGCCAGGTGCTCGAGCTGAAGGCGCGCGAGCGAGCCGGCAACGCCATCCGGGCGCTGCTCAAGCTCACCCCTCCGACGGCCCGCGTCCTCGGCGACGACGGCGAGGAGCGGGACCTTCCGCTGGCCGAGGTGCACGTGCGCCAGCGGCTGCGCGTCCGTCCGGGGGAGAAGGTCCCCGTGGACGGCGTGGTCCTCTCGGGGCAGAGCGCCATCGACGAGGCGCTGCTCACCGGTGAGCCGATCCCCGTCGAGAAGGGGCCCGGCGACAGCGTGACGGCCGGGACCCTCAACGGCGCGGGCACCTTCGTCATGCGCGCCGACCGCGTGGGGCGCGACACGCTGCTCGCGCAAATCGTGCGCCTCGTGGCCGAGGCCCAGCGGAGCCGCGCGCCGGTGCAGCGCCTCGCCGACCGCGTGGCGGCCTACTTCGTGCCGGCGGTGATGCTCGCCTCGGTGGCCACCTTCGCCGTCTGGGCCAGCGTCGGGCCCGCGCCACGCCTGGCCCACGCGCTCGTCAGCGCCGTAGCGGTGCTCCTCGTGGCCTGCCCCTGCGCCCTCGGGCTCGCCACTCCCATGTCGATCATGGTCGCCGCGGGCCGCGGCGCCTCGGCGGGCGTGCTGATCAAGGACGCTGCTGCGCTCGAGCACCTCGCACGCGTGGACACGCTCGTCCTCGACAAGACGGGGACGCTCACCGAGGGGCGGCCTCGCCTCGCGAGCGCGCTCCCTCTCTCCTCGCTGCCGGCGGCGGAGCTCCTGGCCTGGGCCGGCGCGCTCGAGCTCGGCAGCGAGCATCCTCTCGCCTCCGCGGTGGTGGATGCGGCCAAGGCGCAGGGGGTCCCACTGGCGGAGCTCGCCTCCTTCGAAGCGCGACACGGGCGCGGCATCGTGGGCACGGTGAAGGGGCGGCGCGTGGCCGTCGGCAACCCCGCGCTCCTGGCAGAGCTCTCGCTCGACCGGGACGCGGGGCGCTCGCAGGCCGAGGCGCTGCAGCAAGAGGGGCAGACGGTCCTGTGGGTGGCCCTCGACGACGCGGTGGTGGGCCTCCTCGGCGTGTCCGACCCGATCAAGAACGGCGCGCGCGAGGCGCTGGCCGAGCTCCGACGGGACGGGCTCGAGGTCGTGATGCTCACGGGCGATCAGGAGCTCGCGGCCAAGGCCGTGGCCGACCGCCTCGGCATCACCCGGGTGCACGCCGGGGTCCTCCCCGAGGAGAAGGCGGCTCACGTGCGCGCGCTCCGCGCCGCCGGACGCGTGGTGGCCATGGCCGGCGACGGCGTGAACGACGCGCCAGCGCTCGCCGCGGCCGACGTGGGGCTCGCGATGGCCACGGGCAGCGACGTGGCCCTCGAGAGCGCGGGGATCACGCTCCTGCGGGGAGACCTGCGCGCCATCGTGCGCGCGCGGCGCCTGAGCCAGGCGACCCTGCGCAACATCCGCCAGAACCTCTTCTGGGCCTTCTTCTACAACCTGGCGGGGGTGCCGCTCGCCGCGGGGGTGCTCTACCCGCTCTTCGGCTACAAGGCGCTGCTCAGCCCCATGGTGGCCAGCGCCGCCATGAGCTTCAGCTCCGTCTCGGTGATCGCGAACGCGCTCCGGCTGCGACGCACGAAGCTCTGA